A genomic stretch from Poecilia reticulata strain Guanapo linkage group LG20, Guppy_female_1.0+MT, whole genome shotgun sequence includes:
- the zeb1b gene encoding zinc finger E-box-binding homeobox 1b, translating into MADGPRCKRRKQANPRRTNVTNYNNVLEAGSDSDDEDKLHIVEEEGSLADGADCDSTLPDDEHPSVPNWDPVKEDCASDGEDDVSTDALVEEMLQQGDTAIIYPEAPDDDLQRQGTPDASVHDENGTPDSFSQLLTCPYCARGYKRYSSLKEHIKYRHEKTEESFSCPECSYSFAYRAQLERHMSVHKGGRDQRHITQSGGNRKFKCPECGKAFKYKHHLKEHLRIHSGEKPYECSHCKKRFSHSGSYSSHISSKKCISVISVNSRQRLGGSRNQAQGSPPGLPTSPSVHCGQIREKLEHSKPLQEQLPLNQIKTEPVDYEYKPAVLTPPAMAAMNGGVFSGGAAAPLQGTVQAVVLPTVGLVSPISINLADLQNALKVAVDGNVIRQVLENNAKGQVNSGLTTQTLHPPQQQLISAISLPIVGQDGNAKLIINYSLDPNQGQLTPHNLKKEPVSPAQSTADSIKSQKLPEDLSVRGSRDQAQQKEEKTTTTCLLCENCPGGLEALHALKHCKKEDLRLNGAGLDKSEAVAALLSDRGICNHPKNLLSLLKAYFALNAEPSKDELVKISDSVSLPIHVVKKWFSKMQQGQISLGAPTPPSEEEDSCEAHSVVSLVPGKDTATISRSVSQDSPTEATPAEVNGTHSSPASPSPLNLTAGGPTQADTPESTEGPLDLSLPKPAREEAESMAPAARVYPSASSRQTTEEEPLNLTCTKKDMSPLSAMGGSPLALYANQPSAKPLDIVTTMQCLRALTNNNKQQTILIPQLAYTYTTTANSPAGTETHETIHLNGIKEERLELGSEGFSVVDEQNDSDSGPARKKMKKTDSGMYACDLCDKIFQKSSSLLRHKYEHTGKRPHECGICSKAFKHKHHLIEHMRLHSGEKPYQCDKCGKRFSHSGSYSQHMNHRYSYCKKETQSQAGGRESPAEEDGEVPAEQQRQDTAPSLLDSDERGSSTREDEESEEEEVEEEEEGVVDMNDIQVVQIEDEEEEDKEESKEEQMETEREDGTLETEEKEEVDTRQEEMRRSVEEEESDADKDEVIDKEGGAAEEADGEGQGESRGETNRSGGSQDEEETPEEKTDTD; encoded by the exons TGACCAACTACAACAATGTGCTGGAGGCAGGCTCAGACTCAGACGATGAGGACAAGCTGCACATCGTGGAGGAGGAAGGCAGCCTCGCAGACGGGGCAGACTGTGACAGCACGCTGCCGGACGACGAGCACCCAAGCGTGCCGAACTGGGACCCAG TGAAGGAGGACTGCGCTTCAGATGGCGAGGATGACGTGAGCACGGACGCCCTGGTGGAGGAGATGCTCCAGCAAGGAGACACGGCCATCATCTACCCAGAGGCTCCAGACGATGACCTCCAGCGCCAGGGCACCCCCGACGCCAGCGTCCATGACGAGAACG GAACCCCCGATTCGTTCTCCCAGCTGCTCACATGCCCGTACTGCGCGCGGGGCTACAAGCGCTACAGCTCCCTGAAGGAGCACATCAAGTACCGGCATgagaagacagaggagagcTTCAGCTGCCCTGAGTGCAGCTACAGCTTCGCATACCGCGCTCAGCTGGAGCGCCATATGAGCGTTCATAAGGGAGGACGGGATCAG AGGCACATCACGCAGTCCGGAGGTAACCGGAAATTCAAGTGCCCCGAATGCGGCAAAGCATTCAAGTACAAGCACCATCTGAAGGAGCACCTCCGGATTCACAGTG GAGAGAAACCCTATGAGTGCTCCCACTGCAAGAAGCGCTTCTCCCACTCAGGCTCGTACAGTTCCCACATCAGCAGTAAGAAGTGCATCAGCGTCATCTCAGTGAACAGCAGACAGCGCCTGGGGGGCAGCAGAAACCAGGCCCAGGGTTCACCACCGGGGCTGCCCACATCCCCTTCAGTCCACTGCGGACAGATCAGGGAGAAACTGGAGCACAGCAAGCCCCTCCAGGAGCAGCTGCCTCTCAACCAGATCAAGACGGAGCCCGTGGATTACGAGTACAAGCCGGCGGTACTAACGCCTCCGGCCATGGCCGCTATGAATGGCGGAGTGTTCAGTGGAGGTGCTGCTGCCCCTCTGCAGGGTACTGTACAGGCGGTGGTCCTGCCCACTGTGGGGTTGGTGTCCCCCATCAGCATCAACCTGGCAGACCTACAGAATGCCCTCAAGGTGGCAGTGGATGGTAACGTTATAAGGCAGGTGCTGGAAAACAACGCCAAAGGCCAGGTGAACTCGGGCCTCACCACTCAAACGCTGCACCCccctcagcagcagctcatctCAGCCATCAGTCTGCCAATCGTAGGGCAGGATGGGAATGCAAAACTTATTATAAATTACAGTCTGGACCCCAACCAGGGCCAGCTCACACCCCATAACCTAAAGAAAGAGCCTGTGTCTCCGGCTCAGAGTACCGCTGACTCTATCAAGTCCCAGAAACTCCCCGAGGATCTTTCAGTCAGAGGCAGCAGGGACCAGGCAcagcaaaaagaggaaaagaccACTACAACATGTCTACTGTGTGAGAACTGTCCAGGGGGGCTGGAAGCACTCCATGCTCTCAAGCACTGCAAGAAAGAGGATCTCAGATTGAACGGAGCAGGTTTAGATAAATCTGAGGCGGTTGCTGCCTTGCTGTCAGACAGAGGAATCTGCAACCACCCCAAGAACCTCCTGTCCCTTCTCAAGGCCTATTTCGCCTTAAATGCAGAGCCCTCTAAGGACGAACTGGTCAAGATCTCTGACTCAGTCAGTCTGCCGATCCATGTGGTAAAGAAGTGGTTTAGCAAAATGCAGCAGGGTCAGATATCTCTGGGCGCCCCAACACCCCCATCAGAAGAAGAGGACTCCTGTGAAGCTCACAGTGTGGTATCACTGGTCCCAGGGAAGGACACAGCCACTATAAGTAGATCTGTGAGTCAGGATAGCCCCACAGAGGCTACGCCAGCAGAGGTCAATGGCACTCACAGCTCACCGGCCTCACCCTCGCCACTTAACCTTACAGCTGGCGGTCCCACCCAAGCCGACACCCCTGAGAGCACTGAAGGACCCCTGGACCTGTCGCTGCCAAAGCCAGCcagagaagaagcagagagcATGGCGCCTGCAGCTCGAGTTTACCCCTCTGCTTCCTCCCGCCAGACCACTGAGGAGGAACCTCTGAACTTAACTTGCACAAAGAAGGACATGTCACCACTCTCAGCCATGGGGGGAAGCCCCCTCGCACTGTACGCCAACCAGCCAAGTGCCAAACCCCTCGATATTGTAACCACAATGCAATGCCTGCGAGCActaaccaacaacaacaaacaacagaCTATCCTGATCCCCCAGCTGGCTTACACATACACCACTACGGCTAACAGCCCTGCAGGGACAGAGACGCACGAAACCATCCACCTCAATGGAATCAAG GAGGAGAGGCTGGAGCTGGGCTCAGAGGGATTCTCGGTCGTGGACGAGCAGAACGACTCCGACTCGGGCCCAGcgaggaagaagatgaagaagacggACAGCGGCATGTACGCCTGCGACCTGTGTGACAAGATCTTCCAAAAGAGCAGTTCGCTACTGAGACACAAATACGAACACACAG GGAAGCGACCTCACGAGTGCGGCATCTGCAGCAAGGCcttcaaacacaaacaccacCTGATCGAACACATGCGCCTCCACTCAGGGGAGAAGCCGTACCAGTGTGACAAGTGTGGCAAGCGCTTCTCCCACTCGGGCTCCTACTCCCAGCACATGAACCACCGCTACTCCTACTGCAAGAAGGAGACGCAGAGCCAGGCAGGAGGACGGGAGAGCCCCGCGGAGGAGGACGGCGAGGTCCCCgcagagcagcagaggcagGACACGGCGCCCTCTCTACTGGACTCAGACGAGCGAGGGAGCAGCACCAGAGAGGACGAAGagagtgaggaggaagaggtggaggaggaggaggagggtgtgGTGGACATGAATGACATCCAGGTGGTGCAGATagaggacgaggaggaagaggacaaaGAGGAGAGCAAGGAGGAGCAGatggagacggagagagaggaCGGAACATTAGAGAcggaggagaaagaggaagtCGACACAAGGCAGGAGGAGATGCGGCGGAGCgttgaggaggaggaaagcGACGCCGATAAAGACGAGGTGATAGATAAGGAGGGAGGTGCAGCCGAGGAGGCGGATGGGGAGGGCCAAGGGGAGAGCAGAGGCGAAACGAATCGGAGCGGGGGTTCTCAGGACGAGGAGGAGACGCCGGAGGAGAAAACAGACACAGACTGA